In the genome of Parasteatoda tepidariorum isolate YZ-2023 chromosome 10, CAS_Ptep_4.0, whole genome shotgun sequence, the window GTGATACCTATTTTAAAACCAGGTAAAAACGCTAATGATCCAGTTAATTATCGCTCGATAACGTTGACCAGCTGCATTGGTAAAACGTGTGAGCGGATGGTTAGCTCTCGAATAGTTCATCACATCGAAACCAAGCGTGTCATACCAGAGCTTCTAAGTGGCTTCCGTAAGGGCCAATCAACAGTAGACAATATTGTCGAATTGGAATCCAGAATTCGTAATGCCTTTGTCCGGTGGCATCACCTTGTCTCTGTCTTCTTTGACATTGAGAAAGCATATGATCGGACTTGGCGTAATGGAATTCTCAAGACACTTTTTGACATTGGACTCCGCGGTCGTTTGCCTATTTTCATCAGAAATCTATTGCTGAGGCGCTATTTCCGTCTGAAACTTGGATCTACATTTTCTGATCTTTACATCCAGGCGGAAGGCGTCCCACAAGGTAATGTTTCAAGTGTCACATTATTCATCCTacatatttcaattgttttaaacatattgCCACCTACTGTCTCTATGTTGACGATCTGCACATCCCTCGTTCAGGATCCAACATGAGAGTCATCGAGTGGCAACTGCAATTAGCTGTGAACAAGATTTCAGACTGGTGTGATCAGAATGGTCACACTTTTTCGCCATCTAAAAGTTGCTGTATCCATGTCTGTCGTAAACCCGCGCTTCATAATGACCCTGACATCTCCGATCAAAACATTAATGTACCAGTCGTGCCACACACGAAATTTTTAGTAGTAATTTTCGACAATAAACTGACTTTCATACCTCATATCAGGCTATTACGTAAACAATGCGAACAGAAACTGAACATTTTGCGTGTACTGTGTAATACATTTTGGGGGGCTGATCGCCTAGCCCTGCTACGCATATATCAAGCGCTGATACTTTCACGATTTGACAATGCATGTGCTGTTTATGGCTCTGCAACCTCCTCCAATCTACGTATCTTAGATACGGTACACCATTCAACTCTTCGCATTTGTTCAGAAGCTTTTCGTACATCCGCCGTTGAAAGTTTATACGTTGTCTGCAATCAAGTACCATTAGATTTACATCGCATGAAGCTATCTCTCAGTTATTACTTTCATATCCTGTCCTCTAGATATCATCTACTAAAGAATTATGTTATTTCATCAAGCTTGGAGAGATTATATGCAGATAGATCTTCTTACATCCGTCCATTTCATGCTCGCATGCGTTCACTTAAACTTTGACATTTCCGAATCACCATCGCAATGAATGGGATCATTTTCTCATACCTCCATGGAACTTCAAACCATATCAATTTTATTCCCCTTTTATGATGTATAGATAATgttgagtcccgcagtggactgatcgttaagacacggttcccagcagatcaccgaagtcaagcatcactggctacggtcagtgtgcgggtgggtgaccacttggatcagcctgcgtagggaccgagggtgtgcggtattggtcctcgttaaactgttctaccgtaaagtgcttgacttcgcgtgcaggtcgtcgggctaccgaagcgagggtgccatcccctctgcagaggatcaaaattgtgatggcatgtcttcggatcatcctcagggatgcttcccagaccgtcgccaatagcccattgtgcagctctagcgcgacgtaaatgaacaacagcaacaacagaTAATGTTGATCCCATCATTTATCAACAATTCTTCACTTCTCATCGTCACCAATATTCAGAGTATGTACCTTTGCTTACTGACGGATCAAACTCTGCGGGATATGTAGGCTGTGGTGTCATCATCAATGATGATGCCTATAGCTACGTCATCCCAGATATTTGTACCGTCTTTACTGCTGACGCTGCTGCCATCCTCGACTTGTCTGATTAGGTTGCAAGATCTGCTACCTCTGTTTTAATTCTATCTGCACCTTTCTCGGACACAAAAACTTATCTTCGACAAGTTCATCACATCTCTATGGCAACAGCAATgggatcttaaaatttataacaaattgcCCGCagtaaaaacagattttaaccTTTATCCTGTAT includes:
- the LOC139426877 gene encoding uncharacterized protein → MRVIEWQLQLAVNKISDWCDQNGHTFSPSKSCCIHVCRKPALHNDPDISDQNINVPVVPHTKFLVVIFDNKLTFIPHIRLLRKQCEQKLNILRVLCNTFWGADRLALLRIYQALILSRFDNACAVYGSATSSNLRILDTVHHSTLRICSEAFRTSAVESLYVVCNQVPLDLHRMKLSLSYYFHILSSRYHLLKNYVISSSLERLYADRSSYIRPFHARMRSLKL